The Streptomyces durmitorensis genome contains the following window.
TGGGCCAGGTGCAGGGTGACGTCCATGGAGTCGATCATCCCCCGTGGGGCGGGCCTTCGCACGGTGCCCGAAATCCGCGTGCGGCCGCAGCGCCCGCCCCGTTAGCCTCGTCGTATGTCTACGCCCCGCATCTCCTAGCCAGGACACCGGTCTCCACGTCACCCGTGTGTCCATTCGCTACTGCGGAGCGTTACCTCATGATCACCGCCCGACGCATCGACGTCCGCGGCGGCGCCCGCCTCCTGCTGGCCGGCGTCTCCTTCCACATCGCCCCCGGCGACCGCATCGGCCTCGTGGGCCGCAACGGCGCCGGCAAGACCACGCTGCTCAAGACCCTCGCGGGGCAGCTCGCCCCTGCCGAGGGCAGCCTCACGACCACCGGCTCCGTCGGCTATCTCGCCCAGGACCCCGCCGCCGCCGACCCGCACGGCACCGTCACGGCCCGCATCCTCTCCGCCCGCGGCCTCGACCGCGCGGCGCAGGCCCTGCGTACCGCCGAGCGCGCGATGGCCGCCGCCGGAAGCGACGCCGAGCAGCGCCGGGCCATGGCCGCCTATACCCGCGCGGACGACGCGTTCCAGGCGCGGGGCGGGTACGCCGCCGAGGCGGAGGCCGCCCGCGTGGCCGCCGGGCTCGGGCTGCCCGAGCACATGATGGACGCGCCGGTGGGCCACCTCTCCGGCGGCCAGCGGCGCCGCGTCGAGCTGGCCCGGATCCTCTTCTCGCGCCACGACACCCTGCTGCTCGACGAGCCGACCAACCATCTGGACGCCGATTCGGTCGGCTGGCTGCAGGGGTATCTGGGGTCATGGAGTGGTGGGCTCGTGCTCATCAGTCATGACGTCGGGCTGCTCGCGGACACCGTCAATCGTGTCTTCGTCGTCGACCCCGGCCGCGCGGCCCTCGACGTGCACAACACCGGCTGGCACACCTATCTCGACCAGCGCGCCGCGGACGAGCGGCGGCGCGCCCGTGAGCGGGCCAACGCGGAGCGGAAGGCCGCTTCGCTGCGCAGCCAGGCGGAGAAGATGCGCTCGCACGTCGCCACCGCCACCGCCGCGAAGAACATGACCCGCCGCGCCGACCGGATGCTCGCCGCCACCGAGCCCGTGCGGAGGGACGAGCGGGTCGCGCGGATCCGGCTGCCCGAACCCGCGCCGTGCGGGCGTACGCCGCTCGGTGCGGTCAGTCTGGTCAAGGCGTACGGCGGGCGTGGAGTGCTCGGCGGTGTCGATCTCGCGGTCGACCGGGGGAGCCGGCTCGTCGTCCTCGGGCTGAACGGCGCGGGGAAGACCACCCTGCTGCGCATCCTCGCCGGGGCCGAACTCCCGGACAGCGGACGGGTGGTGCACGGCCACGGCGCCCGGCTCGGCTACTTCGCGCAGGAGCACGACACCCTCGACGGCGGGATGACGGTGCGTGAGAATCTCGCCGCCGCCGCGCCCGGTCTCACGGACGGTGAGGTGCGGGGCGTCCTCGGGTCCTTCCTGTTCCGCGGGGACGACGCCGACAAGCCCGCCGCGGTGCTCTCCGGCGGCGAGAAGACGCGGCTCGCGCTCGCGGGGCTCGTGCACTCGGGGGCGAACGTCCTGCTCCTCGACGAGCCCACCAACAACCTCGACCCGGCCTCGCGTGACGAGGTGCTCGGCGCGGTGGGGACGTATCCGGGCGCGATCGTGATGGTGACGCACGACGAAGGGGCCATCGACGCGCTGCGGCCCGATCGCGTGCTGCTCCTGCCGGACGGGACCGAGGATCTGTGGGGTCCGGACCACCGGGAGCTCGTCACGCTCGCCTAGGGCGGGTGCTCCGGCGGCGGCCCGGCCCGCATTCGACATGGAGCCGGGCCGCCCCACGGGACTACTGGATCTCCACGGGGCCGTCGCCCTTGCCGCCGTCCCCCCGGCCGTTGGCGGGGGCGCCCAAGTAGCGCTTGATGTCGACCGGTTCGCGCTCGCCCTGCGTCTGAGCCCGCGCGGTGGGCGTACCGAGGTTGTTGCGCACCGAGTCCAGGATCGTCAGGCCCTGCCCGACGAGTCCGGCCGCGATCTCGCCGAGGCCGTCCGCGCCGTTCAGTACGTTGACGTTGGCACCGGAGAGGCCCGTCGCCGCCTCCTTCACGATCAGCGGCAACTGGTCGATCAGCATCCGGTCCAGCGCGACACGGTCGTACGACGCGGCCGCCTCCGCCTGGATCTTCATCCGCTCGGCCTCGGCGAGGGCAAGGACCCGGATGCGCTCGGCGTCCGCCTCCGCGGGCTTGACCACCTCGGCGACCAGCTGCTGCTGGCGCAACTGGGCGGCGCGCTCGGCCAGTTCGGTGCGCGCGTCGAGCACCTCCTGCTGGGCGTGCGCCTCCGCGAGGGGGCCCGCCTGGGCGGCCTTGGCCTGGGCCCGCTCGACCTCGGCGGAGTACTGGGCCCGCACGATCGCGGTCTGCCGCGCGTACTCGGCCTGGTTCCGCGCCGCCTCCTGCTCGGCCTCGGCCGCGGCCTGGGTGGCCTTGGCCTGGGCGATCTGGGCCTGGCGCTGGATGGCGGCCTTGTGCGGGGCGGACATGGCGTCGATGTAGCCGGTGTCGCCGTCGTCGATCGACTGGATCTGCAGCGAGTCCACGTGCAGGCCGATCTTCGCCATCTCGGACTTCGAGGTGTCAAGGACCTCGGTGGCGAGCTTCTGCCGCTCGGTGACGATCTCCTCGACGGTCATCGAGCCGATGATGGAGCGCAGATGACCGGCGAAGATACGGCCGGTCAGGACGGACATCTGGTCCTGGTCGGAGAGGAAGCGCTGGCCCGCGTTGACGATGCTCTCCTTGTCGTTGCCGACCTTGAAGGCGATCACCGCCCGCACCTTCAGGGCGATGCCCTGCCGGGTCACGCAGTGCTCGACGACCTCCGCCTCGCACATGGACAGGGTCAGGAAGCGGGTCTTGCGGAAGATGGGGAGCACGAACTTGCCGTGCCCCGTCACCACCCGGAACGGGGCGCCGCCGAGGCCTCGTCTGCCGCCGGAGATCAGCATCGCCTCGTCGGGGGCGGGAACGCGGTAACCGAACATGGATCGACTCCTCAGCCGGCGCCGTCGGCGCGGTCGCCGTCCAGCGATTTCAACGGGCCCAACGGGTCCAATGGGTCCAACGGATCCAACGGGTCTGCCCACTTGATGACATCGACCTGGCGGCTGCCCCGCGAATCGATCACGAGCACGGTGGCGCCGCGCGGCAGCGGCTCGTCGGACCAGGCGAGAAACGTCTCGGAACCTCCTCGGATCCGCACCAGGACCTCTCCGGGCCCCGCGGATCCGCGTGTACCGATGACGAGCTCACCGGTACAGCCGATCACAGCCTCATCCGGCGCCATCGGCGGCCGCCTCCCCCATGTCACGCAGGCTCTGTCTGATCCTGACCATAGCGGCAGGCGGGCGGGTCGCCCATGCCCGACAGGGTCATCCGACCGTCAAGAACGAGGGCTCCCTGCCCGCCCGTTCACCCCACGGCGCCCTTCTGAGGCAGGAGCGACCGCAGCCCTCTGCGCCCCTGTGCTTGCATACGTTGATGCGCCACGACACCGCCCCTCGCATCCGCCCCCGCCGCGCCTCCGACCTCCCCGCCTGCGTGGAAGCCCTCGGCCAGGTGCACATCGCCGACGGGTACCCCACCAACTGGCCCGAGCGGCCGGGCGACTGGCTGGCCGGGGGATCGCTGATCGGGGCCTGGGTGGCCGAGCTCGGCGGTCGCGTCGTCGGCCATGTCGCGCTCTGCCGGAGCGGGGCGGATGACGTGGCCCCTGCCCTGTGGAGCGGGCGCGAGGGCCTGGCGGGGGAGCGGGTCGCTGTCGTCAGCCGGCTGTTCGTCGCGCCCGGGGCCCGCGGGCACGGGATCGGGGCGATGCTCCTTGACCAGGTCGTCGCCGAAGCACGGGAGTTGGGGCAGGCCGCCGTCCTGGACGTCGTCGCGTCCGACACCTCGGCCATCGCGCTCTACGCACGTACGGGCTGGCGATTCCTCGGCACCGGCGAGCAGTACTGGACTCCGGGGCAGACCGTCACCCTTCGGTCCTACGCCGCACCCGAAGCCGAAGTGGACGCCGCCCCCGAAGCCTCTGCCAGCTGAGTCACCGCCGACCGCAGCGCCTCCAGGAGTCCCCCTACCGCCGGGCGGTCCGGCGCCGGGCCCCGTACCGCCGCGTAGATCGAGCGGATCGGCACCGGGTTGTGGACCTCGCGGACCACCACGCCGGAGTGGGGCGTGTCCAGGCCGAGTTCGGGGACCAGGCTGACGCCGAGGCCCGCGGCGACGAAGCCCTGTGCCGTGGCGTA
Protein-coding sequences here:
- a CDS encoding ABC-F family ATP-binding cassette domain-containing protein; this translates as MITARRIDVRGGARLLLAGVSFHIAPGDRIGLVGRNGAGKTTLLKTLAGQLAPAEGSLTTTGSVGYLAQDPAAADPHGTVTARILSARGLDRAAQALRTAERAMAAAGSDAEQRRAMAAYTRADDAFQARGGYAAEAEAARVAAGLGLPEHMMDAPVGHLSGGQRRRVELARILFSRHDTLLLDEPTNHLDADSVGWLQGYLGSWSGGLVLISHDVGLLADTVNRVFVVDPGRAALDVHNTGWHTYLDQRAADERRRARERANAERKAASLRSQAEKMRSHVATATAAKNMTRRADRMLAATEPVRRDERVARIRLPEPAPCGRTPLGAVSLVKAYGGRGVLGGVDLAVDRGSRLVVLGLNGAGKTTLLRILAGAELPDSGRVVHGHGARLGYFAQEHDTLDGGMTVRENLAAAAPGLTDGEVRGVLGSFLFRGDDADKPAAVLSGGEKTRLALAGLVHSGANVLLLDEPTNNLDPASRDEVLGAVGTYPGAIVMVTHDEGAIDALRPDRVLLLPDGTEDLWGPDHRELVTLA
- a CDS encoding GNAT family N-acetyltransferase — translated: MRHDTAPRIRPRRASDLPACVEALGQVHIADGYPTNWPERPGDWLAGGSLIGAWVAELGGRVVGHVALCRSGADDVAPALWSGREGLAGERVAVVSRLFVAPGARGHGIGAMLLDQVVAEARELGQAAVLDVVASDTSAIALYARTGWRFLGTGEQYWTPGQTVTLRSYAAPEAEVDAAPEASAS
- a CDS encoding flotillin family protein, which gives rise to MFGYRVPAPDEAMLISGGRRGLGGAPFRVVTGHGKFVLPIFRKTRFLTLSMCEAEVVEHCVTRQGIALKVRAVIAFKVGNDKESIVNAGQRFLSDQDQMSVLTGRIFAGHLRSIIGSMTVEEIVTERQKLATEVLDTSKSEMAKIGLHVDSLQIQSIDDGDTGYIDAMSAPHKAAIQRQAQIAQAKATQAAAEAEQEAARNQAEYARQTAIVRAQYSAEVERAQAKAAQAGPLAEAHAQQEVLDARTELAERAAQLRQQQLVAEVVKPAEADAERIRVLALAEAERMKIQAEAAASYDRVALDRMLIDQLPLIVKEAATGLSGANVNVLNGADGLGEIAAGLVGQGLTILDSVRNNLGTPTARAQTQGEREPVDIKRYLGAPANGRGDGGKGDGPVEIQ